The following proteins come from a genomic window of Polaribacter dokdonensis:
- a CDS encoding DUF1684 domain-containing protein, which produces MKNKINIFKIASIVIINLVIISCNSKDKRPLLGDTPYQQRLNSSFKDATSSPLKKRDLKEFEGLEFFPVDSNFIVTAKLTRIENAPIFKMPTTTDRAPLYKEFGILDFIINNKSLQLTVYQSQEDLEDEQYKDYLFIPFTDETSGNESYGGGRYMDVMLSDITSEETIELNFNNTYNPYCAYNEKFSCPITPRKNHLDIEIKAGIQDFKKH; this is translated from the coding sequence ATGAAAAATAAAATCAATATTTTTAAAATAGCTTCTATAGTTATAATTAACTTGGTAATAATATCTTGTAACTCTAAAGATAAAAGACCATTATTGGGAGATACTCCTTATCAACAAAGATTAAATTCAAGTTTTAAAGACGCAACTTCATCACCCTTAAAGAAAAGAGATTTAAAAGAATTTGAAGGGCTTGAATTTTTTCCTGTCGATTCTAATTTTATTGTTACAGCCAAATTAACAAGAATAGAAAATGCGCCTATTTTTAAAATGCCAACAACTACAGACAGAGCTCCATTGTACAAAGAATTTGGAATTTTAGATTTTATTATTAATAATAAATCTTTACAGCTAACAGTATATCAAAGTCAAGAGGATTTAGAAGATGAGCAGTATAAAGATTATTTGTTTATACCATTTACAGATGAAACTTCTGGAAACGAATCTTATGGAGGAGGGCGTTATATGGATGTTATGCTAAGTGATATTACTTCTGAGGAAACTATTGAACTCAATTTTAATAATACCTACAATCCATATTGTGCTTATAATGAAAAGTTTTCTTGTCCAATTACACCAAGAAAAAATCATTTAGATATAGAAATAAAAGCAGGAATTCAAGATTTTAAAAAACACTAA
- a CDS encoding crotonase/enoyl-CoA hydratase family protein: MNEFVTYQSEENYAVITINNGKANAISHEVIAGLNLSLDKAEQENKIVILTGTAGIFSGGFDLKVMTKSPESAIELVTKGSKLSLRMLSYPKPIILACNGHAIAKGAFLLLSVDYRIGIEGDFKIGLNEVLIGMTMHNAGIAIAKARLSEVYMNRSVVNAEIFNPKDAIKAGFLDMIVPESHLMPTAIKVAQMFSKLNKKAHAETKLKVRQQHLADLENAILQDAQNSISLDT; this comes from the coding sequence ATGAACGAATTTGTAACTTATCAATCAGAAGAAAACTACGCTGTTATAACTATTAACAATGGAAAAGCGAATGCAATTTCTCATGAAGTTATTGCTGGTTTAAACCTAAGCCTAGACAAAGCTGAACAAGAAAATAAAATAGTTATTTTAACAGGTACAGCTGGTATTTTTTCTGGAGGTTTTGATTTAAAAGTGATGACAAAATCACCTGAATCTGCAATAGAATTAGTTACAAAAGGTTCTAAACTTTCTTTAAGAATGCTTTCTTATCCAAAGCCAATTATTTTAGCTTGTAATGGTCATGCCATTGCAAAAGGTGCATTTTTACTATTATCTGTAGATTATAGAATTGGTATAGAAGGTGATTTTAAAATAGGTTTAAATGAAGTTTTAATTGGTATGACCATGCACAATGCTGGTATTGCAATTGCTAAAGCTAGATTATCTGAAGTTTATATGAACAGAAGTGTAGTTAATGCAGAAATTTTTAACCCTAAAGATGCCATTAAAGCTGGGTTCTTAGACATGATTGTTCCAGAAAGTCATTTAATGCCTACAGCAATTAAAGTTGCTCAAATGTTTAGCAAACTAAATAAAAAAGCACATGCTGAAACTAAACTAAAGGTAAGACAACAACATTTAGCAGATTTGGAAAATGCAATTTTACAAGATGCTCAAAACAGTATTTCTTTAGACACTTAG
- the crcB gene encoding fluoride efflux transporter CrcB, which yields MKNLLLVFIGGGFGSVLRYIIGKWLNNTETGVPYGTFAANILGSLLIGLILGYAAKNDAISENHTLLLATGFCGGFTTFSTFAYENHVFLKSGDFTSFAFYTLVSFITGFLAVFAGMYLIKLI from the coding sequence ATGAAAAACCTACTTCTTGTTTTTATTGGTGGTGGCTTTGGTAGTGTTTTACGCTACATTATTGGTAAATGGCTAAACAATACAGAAACAGGAGTACCTTATGGTACTTTTGCTGCCAACATTTTAGGAAGTCTGTTAATTGGGCTAATTTTAGGTTATGCAGCAAAAAATGATGCGATATCTGAAAATCATACTTTGTTATTAGCTACTGGTTTTTGTGGTGGCTTTACTACCTTCTCTACATTTGCCTACGAAAACCATGTGTTTTTAAAATCAGGCGATTTTACATCATTTGCATTTTACACGCTTGTTAGTTTTATCACTGGATTTTTGGCGGTATTTGCAGGCATGTATCTCATTAAATTAATTTAA
- a CDS encoding DoxX family protein yields the protein MVKQKDKFTNILVQISRIIVGGLFIFSGFVKLVDPIGSQYKFEEYFSEGVLNLEFLIPYALPFAIFLIIAEIVLGFALLVGWKAKFTVNSLKLIILFFLFLTWYSAYYDKVTDCGCFGDAIKLTPWETFWKDVILTILIFFIGFKIKFINRIFARNNNGLVVFLSLLISAIITWYVLVNLPIIDFRAYAVGKNIPEGMEYKNDGKIPPIHDFFLEDAQNDLAPEILAKEKVILVIMPSLEKSNYDAFPEIKKLSTTAKEKGYSIYGVSASFSDIIELTKTHYKLDFEFLFCDETTLKTMIRSNPGIMILNKGTIVDKKNWRNIDELDL from the coding sequence ATGGTAAAACAAAAAGATAAATTCACGAATATTTTAGTGCAAATCTCTAGAATAATAGTTGGAGGTTTATTTATATTTTCTGGTTTTGTAAAACTGGTAGATCCCATTGGTTCTCAATACAAGTTTGAAGAATACTTCTCTGAAGGTGTTTTAAATTTAGAGTTTTTAATTCCTTATGCTTTACCATTTGCCATCTTTTTAATTATAGCAGAAATAGTTTTAGGTTTTGCTCTTTTAGTGGGTTGGAAAGCAAAGTTTACTGTAAACAGTCTAAAACTAATAATTCTTTTCTTTCTATTTTTAACTTGGTATTCTGCATATTATGATAAGGTTACAGATTGTGGTTGTTTTGGTGATGCTATAAAACTTACACCTTGGGAAACTTTTTGGAAAGATGTAATTCTTACCATTTTAATATTTTTTATAGGATTCAAAATCAAGTTTATCAACAGGATTTTTGCAAGAAATAATAATGGACTTGTTGTGTTTTTATCTTTATTAATATCTGCTATCATAACTTGGTATGTGTTGGTAAATTTACCAATCATAGACTTTAGAGCTTATGCTGTAGGCAAAAACATTCCTGAAGGAATGGAATATAAAAATGATGGAAAAATTCCACCAATTCATGATTTCTTTTTAGAAGATGCTCAGAACGATTTGGCTCCAGAAATTTTAGCTAAAGAAAAAGTTATTTTGGTAATTATGCCAAGTTTAGAGAAATCTAACTATGATGCATTTCCAGAAATAAAAAAGCTTTCTACTACAGCTAAAGAAAAAGGATACAGTATTTATGGAGTGTCTGCCTCATTTTCTGATATTATAGAACTTACCAAAACACACTACAAACTAGATTTCGAATTTCTATTTTGCGATGAAACAACCTTAAAAACCATGATAAGATCTAATCCTGGAATTATGATTTTAAACAAAGGAACCATTGTTGATAAGAAAAACTGGAGAAATATCGATGAATTAGACCTATAA
- a CDS encoding DUF1599 domain-containing protein gives MQDTSKQYDAVVEECRSLFIKKMSDYGSAWRILRLPSLTDQIFIKAQRIRQLQENDVRKVDEGEKSEFIGIINYSIMALVQLEKGVVENPDLSTEEATLLYDKHIKITKELMMNKNHDYGEAWRDMRVSSLTDLILQKLLRVKQIEDNKGKTIVSEGIDANYQDMINYAVFAMIHLQN, from the coding sequence ATGCAAGACACCTCAAAACAATATGATGCTGTAGTTGAAGAATGCAGAAGTCTATTTATTAAAAAAATGTCTGACTATGGAAGTGCTTGGCGTATTTTACGTTTGCCTTCTTTAACAGATCAAATATTTATAAAAGCACAAAGAATTAGACAGTTACAAGAAAATGATGTGCGTAAGGTAGATGAAGGTGAAAAATCTGAATTTATTGGTATTATCAATTATTCTATAATGGCATTAGTTCAGCTAGAAAAAGGCGTTGTAGAAAACCCAGATTTATCTACTGAAGAAGCGACCTTACTTTATGACAAACATATTAAAATTACCAAGGAATTAATGATGAATAAAAATCATGATTATGGAGAAGCTTGGAGAGATATGCGTGTTTCTAGCTTAACAGATTTAATTCTTCAAAAATTGTTACGTGTAAAACAAATAGAAGATAACAAAGGTAAAACCATTGTTTCTGAGGGTATTGATGCCAATTATCAAGACATGATTAACTACGCAGTTTTTGCAATGATTCATTTGCAGAATTAA
- a CDS encoding TIGR00730 family Rossman fold protein, protein MKRVVVFCGSSLGFNPVYKEAAKSLGKYFANNNIGLVYGGGKIGMMGVLADIILENDGEVIGVIPKLLEKVEVIHAGVEEMIVCKNMSERKVIMSKLVDGYITLPGGFGTLDELFEALTLNQLHIEQKPVGLLNINGFFDAVLLQIDKMVDEGYVRPENKKLLIVADSVEVLMTKMQEYVAPKIEHVIQKVVK, encoded by the coding sequence ATGAAACGAGTAGTTGTGTTTTGTGGTTCTAGTCTAGGTTTTAATCCTGTTTATAAAGAAGCTGCAAAGTCTTTAGGTAAGTATTTTGCAAACAACAATATTGGGTTAGTTTATGGAGGAGGAAAAATAGGAATGATGGGTGTTTTAGCAGATATTATTTTAGAAAATGATGGTGAAGTTATAGGAGTAATACCTAAACTTTTAGAAAAAGTAGAGGTTATACATGCAGGAGTAGAAGAAATGATTGTTTGTAAAAACATGAGTGAACGCAAAGTAATCATGAGTAAATTAGTTGATGGTTACATTACACTTCCTGGAGGTTTTGGCACTTTAGATGAACTTTTTGAAGCCTTAACTTTAAATCAATTACATATTGAACAAAAACCAGTTGGTTTATTAAATATAAATGGCTTTTTTGATGCTGTTTTATTACAAATAGATAAAATGGTGGATGAAGGTTATGTAAGACCTGAAAATAAAAAGTTACTAATTGTTGCAGATTCAGTAGAGGTTTTAATGACTAAAATGCAAGAATATGTTGCTCCAAAAATTGAACATGTAATTCAGAAAGTTGTAAAGTAA
- the folP gene encoding dihydropteroate synthase — protein MTINCRGNLIDLSTPKVMGILNITPDSFFDGGKYKDKNAILKQVDKMLTEGATFIDVGAYSSRPGAAHISEQEELNRILPVVDLLVNNFPEIVISIDTFRSKVADATINSGAALINDISGGNMDDKMFETVAKLQVPYVLMHMLGTPQDMQKNPVYEDVTKEIISFFAAQLFKLHQLKLNDVIIDVGFGFGKTIAHNFEILKNLELFKSLDAPILAGVSRKSMLYKTLDVSAQEALNATTSANTIALLNGANILRVHDVKEAVEAVKIVEQVIG, from the coding sequence ATGACTATAAATTGTAGAGGAAATTTGATAGATTTATCAACTCCAAAAGTAATGGGGATTTTAAATATTACTCCAGATTCTTTTTTTGATGGTGGTAAATATAAAGACAAAAACGCTATTTTAAAGCAAGTAGATAAAATGCTTACAGAAGGAGCAACCTTTATAGATGTTGGTGCTTATTCATCTAGACCAGGTGCAGCACATATTTCTGAGCAAGAAGAATTGAATAGAATATTACCAGTTGTTGATTTACTCGTAAATAACTTTCCAGAGATTGTAATATCAATAGACACCTTTAGAAGCAAAGTTGCTGATGCTACCATAAATTCTGGTGCTGCCTTAATTAATGATATTTCTGGTGGTAATATGGATGATAAAATGTTTGAAACAGTGGCTAAATTGCAAGTACCTTATGTATTGATGCACATGTTAGGTACACCACAAGACATGCAGAAAAACCCTGTTTATGAAGATGTAACCAAAGAAATTATTTCCTTTTTTGCTGCACAACTGTTTAAATTACATCAATTAAAGTTGAATGATGTTATTATAGATGTTGGTTTTGGTTTTGGTAAAACTATTGCTCATAATTTCGAAATTTTAAAGAATTTAGAACTTTTTAAAAGCTTAGACGCTCCTATTTTAGCTGGAGTTTCAAGAAAATCGATGTTGTATAAAACGTTAGATGTATCTGCACAAGAAGCTCTAAATGCTACAACATCTGCCAATACAATTGCCTTATTAAATGGGGCCAACATTTTAAGAGTACATGATGTAAAAGAAGCTGTAGAAGCTGTAAAAATCGTTGAACAAGTAATTGGCTAG
- a CDS encoding YgiQ family radical SAM protein, whose protein sequence is MQETKKHQLTDWLPTTNREVKIRGWEQLDVILFSGDAYVDHPSFGPAVIGRILESYGLRVAIVPQPNVNDNLQDFEKLGKPRLFFGCTGGCMDPMVSNYTASKKRRDKDAYTPNGDKGFRPDYATSVYSKILKEKFPDVPVLIGGIEASLRRVTHYDYWSDKLLPTILETSKADMLVYGMGEQPLREIVTLLQKGVPFSSLKNIKQTAVLVDQKAEKLPVINDWEDVTINSHEACLNDKKTFASNFKVIEQESNKLKARRILQDVKGKTLVINPPFPTMTEKEIDGSFDLPYTRLPHPKYDKRGPIPAFEMIKFSINIHRGCFGGCSFCTISAHQGKFIASRSQESVLKEVDKVANMPDFKGYLSDIGGPSANMYQMKGKVQSICDKCVAPSCISPVICSNLDTSHKPLTDLYQAVDKHPKIKKSFIGSGIRHDMLVPEFNKNADPKELDAYTEEVMTKHVSGRLKVAPEHTSDPVLKLMRKPSFTYFHKFKERFDRINMKKKLNLQLIPYFISSHPASEVEDMANLAAETKNMGFQLEQVQGFTPTPMTVATVIYYSGYHPYTLKPTRTPKTKKEKEDQHKFFFWYKKENKDWIKNTLNKVGRQDLLNVLLPENKSWQKNKKAKAAKNTFDDAVPFNRRKKKVTRSSSKKRRR, encoded by the coding sequence ATGCAAGAAACGAAAAAACATCAATTAACAGATTGGTTACCAACCACAAACAGGGAAGTTAAAATCCGTGGATGGGAACAATTAGATGTTATTTTATTTAGTGGAGATGCTTATGTAGATCATCCTTCTTTTGGGCCAGCAGTAATTGGTAGAATTTTAGAAAGTTATGGTTTACGGGTTGCTATTGTGCCTCAGCCAAATGTAAATGATAATTTGCAAGATTTTGAGAAGCTTGGAAAACCAAGATTATTTTTTGGTTGTACAGGTGGTTGCATGGATCCTATGGTTTCTAATTATACAGCAAGCAAAAAAAGAAGAGATAAAGATGCTTATACTCCAAATGGAGATAAGGGTTTTAGACCAGATTATGCTACCTCTGTATATTCTAAAATATTGAAAGAAAAGTTTCCAGATGTGCCAGTTTTAATTGGTGGTATAGAAGCTTCTTTAAGACGAGTAACTCATTATGATTACTGGTCTGATAAATTATTGCCAACCATTTTAGAAACATCTAAAGCAGATATGCTAGTTTATGGAATGGGTGAGCAACCTTTACGTGAAATAGTAACCTTATTACAAAAAGGTGTGCCATTTTCTAGCTTAAAGAATATAAAGCAAACAGCAGTTTTAGTAGATCAGAAAGCAGAAAAATTACCTGTAATTAATGATTGGGAAGATGTAACCATCAATTCTCATGAAGCTTGTTTAAATGATAAAAAGACCTTTGCTTCTAATTTTAAAGTGATAGAGCAAGAGTCTAATAAATTAAAAGCAAGAAGAATTTTACAGGATGTAAAAGGTAAAACATTGGTGATAAATCCGCCTTTTCCTACAATGACAGAAAAGGAAATTGATGGTTCTTTTGATTTGCCTTATACAAGATTACCACATCCTAAATATGATAAACGTGGACCAATACCTGCGTTTGAAATGATTAAATTTTCGATTAACATTCATAGAGGATGTTTTGGTGGTTGTAGTTTTTGTACAATTTCTGCTCATCAAGGAAAATTTATTGCAAGTAGAAGTCAAGAATCTGTTTTAAAAGAAGTAGATAAGGTTGCAAACATGCCAGATTTTAAAGGTTATTTGTCTGATATTGGAGGGCCTTCTGCAAACATGTATCAAATGAAAGGTAAAGTACAATCTATCTGCGACAAATGTGTTGCACCAAGTTGTATATCGCCTGTAATTTGTTCTAATTTAGATACTTCTCATAAACCTTTAACAGATTTGTATCAAGCTGTTGATAAACATCCAAAGATTAAAAAATCTTTTATAGGTAGTGGAATTCGACATGATATGTTAGTGCCAGAATTCAATAAAAATGCAGATCCAAAAGAGTTAGATGCTTATACAGAAGAGGTGATGACAAAACACGTTTCTGGACGATTAAAGGTAGCTCCAGAACATACTTCTGATCCAGTTTTAAAGTTGATGCGTAAACCGTCTTTTACTTATTTTCATAAGTTTAAAGAACGTTTTGATAGAATAAACATGAAGAAGAAATTGAACTTACAATTGATTCCTTATTTTATTTCTAGTCATCCAGCAAGTGAGGTGGAAGACATGGCTAATTTAGCTGCAGAGACTAAAAACATGGGCTTTCAATTAGAGCAAGTGCAAGGTTTTACACCAACTCCAATGACAGTTGCTACAGTTATTTATTATTCAGGTTATCATCCCTATACTTTAAAACCAACAAGAACTCCTAAAACTAAAAAGGAGAAAGAAGACCAGCACAAATTTTTCTTTTGGTATAAAAAAGAAAATAAAGATTGGATAAAAAACACTCTTAATAAAGTAGGTAGACAAGATTTGCTAAATGTTTTATTGCCAGAAAATAAATCTTGGCAGAAAAACAAAAAAGCAAAAGCTGCAAAAAATACGTTTGATGATGCTGTGCCTTTTAATAGAAGAAAGAAAAAAGTTACTAGAAGTTCATCTAAAAAAAGAAGAAGGTAG
- the apaG gene encoding Co2+/Mg2+ efflux protein ApaG — protein MIEQVTKGIRISVKTKFNGTSYRNNRLYYVFAYFITIENHSLETVQLTDRFWKIYDSLNKTEIVEGEGVVGQSPILKPNDHYSYSSGCFLESNIGAMNGYYKMINTATLEEFKVFIPTFQLATTILSN, from the coding sequence ATGATAGAGCAAGTAACAAAAGGCATTAGAATTTCGGTAAAAACCAAATTTAATGGCACAAGCTATAGAAACAATAGATTGTACTATGTCTTCGCTTATTTTATTACCATAGAAAACCATTCTTTAGAAACTGTGCAGCTAACAGATAGATTTTGGAAAATTTACGATAGCTTAAACAAAACCGAAATTGTAGAAGGTGAAGGTGTTGTAGGACAAAGCCCCATATTAAAACCAAATGATCATTATTCTTATAGTTCTGGTTGTTTTTTAGAATCTAATATTGGTGCCATGAATGGTTATTACAAAATGATAAACACAGCAACTTTAGAAGAATTTAAAGTATTTATACCTACGTTTCAACTAGCAACCACCATATTATCAAACTAA